Within Gilvibacter sp. SZ-19, the genomic segment CGACCGCAAAACGGCTGCTACAGGCTGCAAGCCCAGTAGTAGCGTGGCGCGGTAACCCCATAATACATTTAAGAACGATAATCGCACAATGCCAGGTACGGCTAGAGGCGAAATACTAAGATACAACCTCTCTGGAGATTGGCAAAATAAAATTTGTGGAGTTATTAACAACTATTGGTTGTCCCAATGATCGGTAAGATCCAGAAAATCAATGTCGAAGGCAGGCTTTTGACGCTCTAGCAGATTGGCTTGGAAAGATCGCTCTAAGATATCCTCGATCAGATAGTCCTCTTTGACCTCAAAAGGTTTGTATTCTTCTTTGAGCGAAATGTCGAACATGCTTGCGGTGGTATTGTACCAAAAGGCACGCCAACCGGTACGGAGTTCTTTGACCAGATCAAAAGCCGTGCGGCCGGTTTGTCTGTAAATGAGTTTGACCAAGATCTGCCCTTCGGTGCGGGTGAGCTTTTTGAGGCGATCTGAGAACTCCCCTTCAATATATTTCTGAATGCGCTTGGTGTATTTCTTGCGCTGGCTCTTGTCTTCTATACTGTCTAGGCGCTGTTGCAAAGAGGTCAAACGTTCGGAGGCAAGCTTGGCATAGGGATACACTTTGCGGGTTTTACGTCTGAGGATCAAATAGCGTCTGCGATCTTCTTTAGAATTGAACTCGAGCTTATTGAGCAGCACTACCTCATCAAGATCTATGAACTCTCTGGGTATGGTGTCTCCTTCTACAAAATAGAAGAAGCGTTCGGTGCTATCTATTTCTATGGTAGCGTTTTCCCGCTCATCTTGCGCCTGAGTATTAGCACTGTAAGCCAATAGAGCAATACATATATATAGGAGTAGGTTCTTTTTCATTAATGGGTATGCTGCTAAAACCATTCCAAAATTAATAAAAGCCACTCCAATAGGCCTAGTATAAATTCGTAAATTTGAGTTCTTAAATTTTAACCCACCATGGCAAAATCCATATTAAACAAAAAATCTATGGCCTTTTTGGAGGCCTACCTCAATAATGCCGCCCCCACAGGTTACGAGTGGGACGGACAAAAACTCTGGATGGAGTACCTAAAGCCTTACGTTGATACCTTTATTACCGACACTTACGGATCTGCCGTTGGAGTGATCAATCCTGACGCTCCCTATAAGGTTGTTATTGAAGGGCATGCTGATGAGATCTCCTGGTATGTTAATTATATTACAGACAACGGTTTATTGTACGTGATACGCAATGGAGGAAGCGACCACCAGATAGCGCCTTCTAAGGTAGTGAACATCCATACTAAAAAAGGAATTGTAAAGGGTGTATTTGGTTGGCCTGCTATACACACGCGCAATCGCGCTAAAGAAGAAGCGCCGAAACCGGAGAACATCTTTATCGACATTGGAGCCAAAGACAAAAAGGAAGTGGAAAAGATGGGTGTACACGTTGGTTGTGTGATCACCTACCCGGATGAGTTCCATGTATTGAATAAGGACAAATTTGTTTGCCGTGCTTTAGACAACCGCATGGGTGGTTTTATGGTGGCCGAGGTTGCCCGTCTTATTAAAGAGAACAAGAAGAAATTGCCTTTTGGACTCTATGTGACCAATTCGGTTCAGGAAGAGATAGGTTTGCGCGGAGCACAAATGATCGCCGAGCGTATTCAACCAAATGCAGCCATTGTGACCGATGTGACTCACGACACCACTACCCCAATGATCGATAAGAAAAAGCAAGGACATCAAAAGATCGGTGAAGGTCCCGTGATCGCTTATGCTCCGGCTGTACAGCAAAAATTGCGCGACTTGATCATAGAAGCTGCAGAAGAAAATGACATCCCGTTCCAACGATCTGCCTTGTCTAGAGCCACAGGTACAGACACCGACGCCTTTGCCTATAGCAATAGCGGGGTTGCCTCTGCCCTTATCTCTTTACCACTGCGCTATATGCACACCACGGTTGAGATGGTACACCGAGAAGATGTGGAAAATGTCATTAAACTAATTTATGAATCTGTACTTAAGATCAAAGATGGCGAGAGCTTCAGCTATTTTGATTAATGAATTTATGAATCTGTAATATTGAAAAACCCGGGCTAAGTTCCCGGGTTTTTTATTGTATATAACCTATTCATAAATTGTTGATTATCGAATTGTAAAGTGCTTGTGTAAAGGGAGCGCATCTAGTACATTTACAACATAAAACTTATCCCTAAATATTTATTACATGAAAAATCTGCTTTTTTTACTTGCCTGTACTCTGGTGTTGACCTCGTGTAGCCAGGATACGGAAGATTTAACCAACCAAACCGACCCCGCTGTCGATCTCAAAATCTTTGACGACACTAATTTTGGTGTATATGAAGGTGTATTCTCAACTGCAAAAGGCGATAAACGAGCCACAGTTACAGTAAAAATAACATCGGAAGATGTTGCTATGGCTACCTTATACTTTAGCGATGGTTCCACCACGGTAGCAAGAAGTAAATCTCCTATAATTAAAGGAGAAGCAATTGATAACGTAATTTTCGAAGGAAAAGAAGTTAGCTTCCAGTTTTCAGCCGATGCTGACGGTGGTAACTCTAAGGCGACGAACGTTGTTTATTTAAAGGAAACTGCCGATATCATCACGGCAAAATCGACAAGCCGAGCGCCAGTTACCTCATTAACAGGGACCTATATTTGCAACACTTGTGAAAACCCTAATCCAAGAACCTTTAACGTTTTGATTTCTGGTGACGGAACAGGAGATCAAACCTATACCGCTCAAACCAGCTTCAACGGAAATACCTTTAACGGAAATGGTGCCCAGAGTGGATGCAGCACAGCTGGAAACTTTGATTACTGCGATATTAATGACACTGGAGCCATTGCTGTTGGTGCTGGAACTGTAAATTGGAGCGGAACTGTTATTTACGGAAACGGCCTTACTAATTGTGGTCAGTTAATTGGTCAGTGGTATTTTACAGGCAGTGCTAATGACAAGTCTGGAATTTTTGCTACAGATCAAAGATGTACTGCGATCTTAGCTGTTGAAGATTTCGAAGATAGCACAGTGGCCTATACCACCAGCGTTCCTGAATTTACTGACGGAGGCACCGACTTCTTTTTACGTACTAACGGATCTGATATTAGTGGTGCATATGTGGTGGACAATATTGTAGAAAACTCCTACTTTGCTGCTCAAGACATTGATGGTGAAGGAGCAACGCTACCTGTATATTTAGAATTCACTGATATTACATTAGTTACCGGTAATGAGCAGTTGTTTGTAGACCTACTTTTGGCAGAAGATGACGATGCGGCAAATCAGGATTGGGATGACTCGGACAATGTGATTGTGCAATACAGTTTTGACAATACAACTTGGACTAATATTCTTGCTATCGAAGGCGAACTTGGAGCTTCTTCTTTTAGCAATACTCCACGAGTAGATACGAACGGAGACGGATTTGGTGACGGAAAAGAAGTGACTAATGTTTTCGACAATTTTGTGGGTACATTCCAGAATAATGCGACGACTAATCCTACTGCTTCTGGAACTGTTAGTATTAGAATTCAATTCCAATTGAATTCTGGTGATGAAGATATTGCAATAGATAACTTTTATCTTCTAGAAGAAGTTAACTAGTAACTCTCGTTACAGACATAAAAGAACCGGGCTTAACGTCCGGTTTTTTATTAATCCTATTTTAGTAAAAAGGGCTTTTCCCTCTTTATTTAAGGATTAGTCTCGGGCCTCATTTTTTTTATCTTTGCCTTAAATTGTAGTAGCCCTTGCTATTTAATTCATTCAGTTTTGGTCTGTTTCTTCCCATCGCCTTTTTGGTGTATTGGGCGGTAGGTAGGCAGCACATAAAGCGTCAGAATCTTGTCCTCTTAGTTGCCAGTTATATTTTTTACGGCATGTGGGATTGGCGTTTTCTCTCGCTGATCTTTGCTAGCTCCTTGGTAGACTTTTACGTTGGGATCTACCTCCCGAAGGCTAAAGATCAATTCCGCAAGAACAGCATCTTGGCCTTTAGTGTGCTCTGGAATCTAGGAGTGCTTTTTCTCTTTAAATATTACAACTTCTTCATTGCAGGCTTTTCGGAGCTCTTCGCCTTGAACACAGAAGACTACGTATTTAGCTCTTTGCGTGTTATCTTACCTGTTGGACTAAGCTTTTATACCTTTCAGACCTTGAGTTACAGTATAGATGTGTACCGCGGGCGTTTTAAGCCCAGCACCAACCTACTTAACTTTTTGTGCTTTGTTAGCTTTTTTCCGCAATTGGTAGCAGGACCTATAGAGCGTGCGCGCAATCTCTTGCCACAGTTCGACAAGGAGCGCAAGTTCGATCTGGAATTGGCCAAAGACGGGCTGCGTCAGATACTCTGGGGATTGTTTAAAAAGGTCGTCGTGGCAGATAATGCCGCTGTGGTGGTCAATACCATCTATGCCAGTCCTGAAGATCACGGGAGTTTATCGTTGCTTTATGCCTCTGCCCTGTTCTTTTTCCAGATATACTGCGATTTTGCCGGCTATTCCGACATTGCCATTGGAACGGCCAGGTTGTTCGGTTTTAGGCTGAGCAAGAACTTCAACATTCCGTATTTGTCACGTTCGGTTGCAGAGTTTTGGCAACGCTGGCACATTACACTGACCAAATGGTTTACAGACTATGTTTACGGGCCGCTTGCAAAGAACAGCAAGAATTATGTGGTTCGCACTGGGGCGCTCTTTGTGTCTATGGGACTCATTGGACTATGGCATGGTGCAAATTGGACCTTTATTGTCTTTGGATTGTTCCAAGCCTTAACCATTTCTATTGAGCGCATTCCAGTTAAAATTAAGGGCAAGGTGGTCAATATCAATTACTATCTCACCAAAATGCCTTTAGGGCTAACGGTGATCTACAGCTTTGCGCTGATCATGACCTCTTGTATCTTTTTTAGAGCTGAAAATCTCGACACCGCCTTTTATATCATCGGGCGTATTTTGCAGGGAGTTCCCTCAGAGCCCTTTTCCTTTGAGATCGGTTATCGGGTGCTCTTTATTCCACTGCTGATCTTAATGGAATACTTTACAAGAAATCAAGACCATCCGTTTGTAAAGCTAGAAGCCAAAACCGGGCGAGTAGCTCGATGGGCAGTATACTATCTGTTTATATTTTTTATATTACGCTATGCCGGACCAAAAGAAGAGTTCATATACTTCCAATTTTAGCCCTGTACAACTGCGGTTTCTAAAACGGCTAGCACTTTTTTTAACCCCAGTAGTGCTTATAGCCATAGCTTTGGAACTGCTGGTTGGCACTATCCCGAGCACTTATAGTTTTGTTGGCCAACAATTGGAAAGTGAAAGCGATAAAATTGAGGTGGCGGTCTTTGGGTCGTCTCAGATAAAGAACAGCGTGAATCCGGAGTACATTGAAAAGAAAACCCTCAACATAAGTTCTAGCGCACAACATCACAACTCAGATTTTCTGCTTTTAAAAGGCTTGGTAGAAAGGCTCCCTGCTTTAAAGACTGTAGTGTTCGAAGTCTCATACGGCCATTTTGAGATCCCTCATAACACCAAGTACTATTGGAAAAAACCCGTTTTTCTGAAATACTATGGTATAAATACTTTTGAGCGCGCTGTATACCCCACAGACAGCCTTTTGTATATGTCTCACCCTGGATTTTTTACCACCCAACTCTTTGATAAGTTTGTTCGCGACAGTATGCCTGCTTTTAATCGCTTCGGATTCGATACAGGCAATTACGACGGACGCTTTAAACGCTTGGGATTCGATCTGGATTCAATTATGAAAGATCCAATAAACATCAGCAGAAGAGAATCCGCAGTAATCCTCAAATACAATACTGCTTATTTTAAGGAGATGTTGGAATTTTGTCACCAACGAGATCTAGAGGTAGTGATCATTTCGCCTCCTACCTTTACTAACTACAACAACAAACGTGATGCAGCTGTGCTGCGCAGACGCGATAGTGTCTTAGCGCTATTCCAAGCGCAATATCCGAACTTAAAGCTTCTGATTGCCGAAACCGACTCGCGTTATAAGGTTACCGATTTTAGAAACGGCAATCACCTCAATCCTGATGGGGCAGAGAAATTCAGCAAACAACTCGACAGTTTGCTCAAGGCCAATTAAGATTTCAATTGCTGAAAATACCTACGGGCTTCTTTAAGCACCCTTGGCGCCATAATTAGCGTTGCCAGCATAGTCGGTATGGCCATCAACGCGAAAACACCATCTATCAAGTTGATCATTAAACTCAGCGAGGTAGTTGCGCCTAGAATAATACTTCCTATGTAGAAGATATTGTAATACTTTTTATTATGAGCTCCGAAGAGATAACTCATACACTTACTGCCGTAGTAGGAATACGAGAACAAAGAAGATATGCTAAATACCGCTATACAAATTAGCAACACATAGCTTCCTATACCTGGCAAACTAGACTCAAAGGCCGAGGCTGTAAGCGATACTCCGTTAGCATCTGTGGTTTCCCAAACTCCGGTGACCAAAATAGCGAGCGCTGTTAGCGTACAAACAATAAGCGTATCTATAGCTGGCCCTAACATAGCAACGAGTCCTTCTCGAGTTGGCTCGCTGGTCTTTGCTGCTCCGTGGGCCATAGGCGCTGTACCTATACCGGCTTCGTTAGAAAAGGCACCGCGTCTTATCCCCAAAAGGATAAGCCCTCCGACCAAACCTCCAAATAGCGGTTCGCCAGAATAGAGTTCGGCACTAAAGGCGTCTGTAATTATAAGGCTCAAATACTTGGGAACCTGATCGAAATTCACTCCTAAGATGTAAAGCACGGCTACAAAGTACAGCAGCACCATTGACGGAACCAATTTTGCAGCCGTTTTACTTATTCGCGACAGCTGCCCAACTATAACCACAGTGGTAATACCTACCAGAATAAGGCCTATGATAAGGTTGGATTGTAAACCAACCTCGATATTGTTAGGCACCAAAAGAATATCGTTGATGGCCTGCGTAAGCTGATTCACATTAAAGACAGGTAAGGCTCCTATCATTCCGGCCATACTAAAGAAAACGGCCAGAAACTTCCATTTTTTACCCAAGCCTTCCTCTATAAAATACATAGGGCCACCTTGCACCTCTCCTGCACTGTCCTTACCGCGGTAAAGAATCGCTAAAGATGCGGTAAAGAACTTGGTAGACATACCCACCACGGCAGAGACCCACATCCAAAAAACAGCTCCGGGGCCACCCAGAGCAATGGCAACTGCTACTCCGGCTATATTTCCCATCCCCACGGTAGCCGAAAGCGCAGTGGTAAGGGCTTCGAAATGATTGATCTGCCCAGGATCGTTTGGATCGTCGTACTTTCCGCGGAGTACATTGATGGCATGACCTAAATATCTAAAAGGAAGAAATCGCGAACGGATCAATAAATACAATCCGCCTCCAATAAGTAATATTAACAGCGGTAAACCCCAGACAAATGAGGCAAAATCGGCAACGATCTTATCGAGAACTTCCATAGTGTGCAGAACTAATTAATGGCCTAAAATACCATTATTATTTTTGACCTCGAGCATATTTTGTCAATTGCAAAACTTGCCCTATTTTGACTTCGCTAACTAAGCAATGACTATGAGGCACATAGGGGCTATCCTACTTTTATTACTGTTCTCTCTGGCTGTACACGCCCAAGAATCCCAAAACAACTGGCGCACAAACGCTCGCATACTTAACCCAGAATTACTTTTTGGCCAAACCTATGAGTCTAACAGTAATTTCCCAGATACAGGGCTGCAATATCAAGTGGTAATGAATTTTGGAATGGACAATGCCAACAATCCGCAGCAATGGGCCCAGAGACTAAAAGCCCCCGTTACTGGTCTTTCAATAGGTTTAACCAACTTTGGTAACCGAGACAGTTTGGGCTTAGCCATTTCGGTGATACCCTACATACATTTCAATATTTTTAAAAAAGAAAAGCTTAGCGCCTTGGTAGGTCTGGGAGGTTCTTATCATACCGAAGGCTTTGACGCGGTCAACAATCCAAACAACCAAGCAACTACTACAGACCTCACCTGGGCTTTTAGAACAGCTTTCTACTACCGGTTTTTACAGACCCAAAACAGTGATTGGCGAGTGGGCATTAATTATGCACATCATTCTAACGGACATACGCGTCTGCTGAATCAGGGTTACAACTCGTTTTTAGCGAGTTTGTCTGTGTCTTTTCACGAAGAGGAATTTGAGGTTTTGCCAGCCGGTAGCTTACCGGAATATGAAAGCAGTCGACTTAATTATTTTAGCCTGCGCTACGGGCAAGGCTTTAATGTCTTGGCCTTGGCGATCAACGACCAAAGACCAGTATATACTGTCGCTGGCGAATTTGGACGGGTTTACAACAACACATTTAAATTGGGGCTTGGCTTTGCCTACAGATTGTATCAGCATTATTACGATTACATTAGAAACAATGAATCTCTGGTGCAAGACGGGCGCGAATTTGATTATTTTAAAGAAGACCCCTGGCGTTACGGCAGTAATTTTGCCATTACCTTTAATGGAGAGTTCCTGCTGAATCACATTGGGCTGGACTTGCAACTGGGTCTAAACCTCCACAAACCAGGATATCAAATAGACTGGCGCTTGAACGAAGGCTGGGACAACACCCCGCGAGAAGTGCCTGAAACTTGGATGTTGGGAGAGTTCAATTCTAAGTATCAGATAAAAAAACTAATCTCTTCGCGGCTTGGCCTCAAATACTATCTAATCGGGAATGAGCAAGCTCCAAAACACAATATATTCTTGGGAGCTCATTTGAGTGCTAATTTGGGGCAGGCAGATTTTACAGAATTCAGCATTGGCTATGTTTACCAATGGAAACCCAATAAATCCAAATAATATGGATATCGCAATAAAGATTACCGTAGTACTAGTAGCACTCTTACACCTCTATTTCATGTACTTTGAAATGTTTGCTTGGGAATCTCGCGGCCCAAAGGTATTCCGCGGATTTAAAAAGGAACTTTTCAAACCGACCAAAAGTATGGCAGCCAATCAGGGATTATATAATGGTTTTCTGGCAGCCGGTTTAATTTGGTCGCTTTTTATCACAGATCCGCTCTGGGCAACCAAAGTGGCTCATTTCTTTCTAGCTTGTGTCTTAGTTGCAGCGATTTATGGTGCTGCTACCGTGAGTAAGAAGATCCTTTACGTACAGGGAGTTCCTGCCTTGATTGGACTAATTCTGCAAGTCCTAAAGGAATATCTCTAAGCCTTTAAGTAGTTGAGTACGTTAGTTTCTATGCGTTGCTCAATGTTGGAAATATCGGCACGCTTAAAAGAAGTCCCGGTAATGTGTTCAAAAAGTTCAATATAACGCTCCGAAACACTCTCGATATATTCATCGCTCATGTAAGGAACTGTCTGCCCTTCGAGGCCTTGAAAACCGTTGGCAATTAACCATTGTCGCACGAATTCTTTGGAAAGCTGTTTCTGCTTCTCCCCCTTGGCTTGACGCTCTTGGTATCCATCCGCATAAAAATAACGCGAAGAATCCGGAGTGTGAATCTCGTCTATAAGAACGATCTCACCTGCTTTGGTCTTACCAAATTCGTATTTGGTATCAACCAGAATCAAACCACGTTTGGCTGCGAGTTCCGTACCGCGTTGAAATAGCTTACGGGTATAATCTTCAAGCACAGAGTAATCTGCTTCGGATACGATTCCGCGCTTTATGATATCTTCTCTGGAAATGTCTTCGTCGTGATCGCCTTTCTCTGCCTTGGTAGCCGGAGTGATGATCGGCTCTGGAAACTTATCGTTCTCCTGCATGCCTTCTGGCATAGGTACACCACAGAGCAGACGCTTACCGGCTTTGTATTCACGCGCAGCGTGTCCACTCATATATCCTCTAATTACCATTTCCACTTTAAAAGGCTCGCAAGCCTTTCCTATGGCTACATTAGGGTCTGGAGTAGCTAGGAGCCAGTTGGGCACCAAATCCTCCGTATCGCGCATCATTTGCGTGGCAATCTGATTTAGGATCTGACCTTTATAAGGAATCCCCTTAGGCATAACAACATCGAAAGCACTTAATCTGTCGGTGGCTACCATGAGTAGCATATCGTTATCTAAAGTATAAACCTCTCTTACCTTCCCGCGGTAAACCTGTTTTTGCCCAGGGAAGTTAAAATCAGTGGACATCAGTGTTCCCTTCATTTCAGTTGCGATTTTCAATTTCGTTATAAGCGGCGATAACCTTTTTCACCAAGCGGTGACGAATCACATCCTTATCGTCCAAATGTACTATACCGACTCCATTGATATCCTTAAGTACCAATAAAGCTTCTTTAAGTCCGGAGATCACACGGCGTGGTAGGTCAATTTGGCCTGGGTCTCCGGTAATCATGAACTTGGCGTTCTTACCCATACGGGTTAAGAACATTTTCATTTGTGCATGGGTGGTATTCTGCGCTTCATCTAGAATGACAAAAGCATTGTCTAAGGTTCGACCACGCATAAAGGCCATAGGAGCGATCTGAATAACTCCTTTTTCTATGTAAGAGGCCAATTTTTCCGCTGGGATCATATCGCGAAGCGCATCGTATAAAGGCTGCATATACGGATCGAGCTTTTCTTTAAGATCTCCCGGTAAGAATCCGAGGTTCTCTCCTGCCTCAACTGCCGGACGTGTCAGGATAATTCGACGCACCTCTTTATCTTTCAATGCTTTAACCGCTAAGGCTACTCCCGTATAGGTTTTACCGGTACCGGCAGGACCTATGGCAAATACCATATCGTTCTTGCGCATGGTCTCGACCAGCTTGCGTTGGTTGACCGTTTGCGGTTTGATCAACCTACCGTTTACTCCGTGTACGATAACCTCACCACTGCTTTGATCGGTCTCATAATCGGCACGACTTGCACTGGTCAATACGCGCTCGATGACGTTCTCGTCTAACTTGTTATACTTGCCGAATTGCTCCAGAATCATGTTGAATCTCATGTCAAACTCTTCCAAGAGTTCTTCGTCTCCGTAAACTTTGATTTTACTGCCGCGTGCTACGATCTTTAACTTTGGAAAGTATTTTTTTAGCAGTTCGATATTGGCGTTGTGTTGGCCAAATAATTCCCGAGGATTGATCTCGGTGATTTCAATAATGAGCTCGTTCAAAAGCGAGGTGTTTTTAAGATTGCAATAAACTTAGAAATACTTAGTTTTGTTTGAAACAAAAGTAGGTTATTTTTACCTCAAAGAATTAACAAAATATCAACAATCCAAGGGATGCCAATTATCACCTTAACAACTGATTTTGGAGAGAAAGATCACTTTGCAGGAGCGGTTAAAGGAGGCATCTACAGCGCTTTAGAAGATGTGCGTATTGTCGATATCTCCCACTCCATTTCGCCTTTCCACATCAGCGAAGCAGCCTACATCATTCAGAATGCCTACAAAAGCTTTCCGTTAGGTACTATACATATCATTGGAATAGATTCGGAGCTCAATCCCGAGAACAAGCATATCGCGGTATATTTGGACGGGCATTACTTTGTTTGCGCAGATAACGGTATCATCTCTATGATCACTCAAGAATTCCGTCCTGAGAAGATGGTAGAGATCAATATCCACGACAGACTCAAAAGCAATTTCCCTGTTTTAGATGTTTTTGTAGAAGTGGCTTGTCACATTGCTCGAGGAGGGACTTTAGATGTCATTGGAAAAGACATTCAACAGATCAAACAACTCAAGGGAATAACTCCTGTGATAAACGCAGACGCGAGCCAGATCATCGGTAACGTAATCTATATTGACAATTACGGCAATGTGATCACCAATATAAACAAGACGCTCTTTGAGAATACTCGAAAAGGGCGAGGTTTCAATATTTCGGCACGTACAGTAAGATTCAATAAGGTTTTTGAACGTTATAGCGACGCCATAAACTTTGATGTGCATCCAGACCGCCGCGAAGAGGATGGTAAGAAATTAGCCGTCTGGAACTCTTCTGGCTATCTGGAACTCGCCATTTACAAAAGCAACCCCAGTACCGTAGGTAGTGCGTCGACCCTCTTTGGGTTGGGCTATCGCGATACCGTAACCGTAAAATTCATATAACTTATGATCGCCATTATTAAACGTGAAATCGCATCCTTCTTTTCCTCGGCAGTAGGCTATTTAGTGATCGGTGTTTTTTTAGTGGTCAACGGTTTATTCCTTTGGGTCTTTGACGGCCCATTCAACATACTGTACGCAGGATTTGCAGATCTGGCCAGCTTTTTTCAGCTCGCTCCGTGGATCCTGGTGTTTTTGATCCCAGCCGTGAGCATGCGCAGTTTTAGTGAGGAAAAAAGAAGTGGGACCCTAGAACTTTTACTCACCAAACCCATTAGCACTAGTGGCCTGGTCTTAGCAAAATACCTGGGAATACTTGTGCTGCTTATCATAAGCCTCCTCCCAACACTCTTGTATTTATTGAGTTTAGAGAGCTTAAAGATAGACGCAGACCTGCTGGATTACGGCAGCATCTTTGGCTCGTATTTAGGTCTCTTTCTGCTCATGGCCGCCTTTGCGAGCATAGGAGTACTTGCCAGTAGTTTGACCAGCAACCAGATCGTTGCCTTCCTTTTTGGCGTTATTGGTTGCTTCGGAGCTTATTTTGGCTTGCAAGGTCTCGCTGAGAGTTTAGGATCTGGCTCTGGATTACTCAACGACCTAGGCATGCAATGGCGTTATGAAGATCTGGGCCGCGGCGTGGTAGACTTTAAGCATTTGTTCTATTTCCTCGCCTTTATTCTGCTGATGTTGACGGGCACCGAGATGGCCTTACTTCAAGGCAGAAAGCGGATTCAGCCCAAACAATTTATAAAACCAACGCTGCTGTTTGTCGTTTTGGTGAGTGCCTCATTTGTTTTACCGAGCAAGCGTTTTGACCTCACCGCAGACAAACGCTACAGCCTAAACGAAGCTACAGAGCAGCTACTTGAAAAGGCAGAAGCCCCTTTGAATGTTACCGTCTTTTTGGAGGGGGAATTCCCTGCGGAGTTTCGCAAGCTTCAAGCGGAGACCAAACAATTGTTGCAAGGGTTTAAAAGTGTAAACAGACGGGTAAACTTTGAGTTTGTCAATGTGTTGGAAGACGAAGAGAATCCGGAGCAAGTACAACAGCAAT encodes:
- a CDS encoding acyloxyacyl hydrolase, which codes for MRHIGAILLLLLFSLAVHAQESQNNWRTNARILNPELLFGQTYESNSNFPDTGLQYQVVMNFGMDNANNPQQWAQRLKAPVTGLSIGLTNFGNRDSLGLAISVIPYIHFNIFKKEKLSALVGLGGSYHTEGFDAVNNPNNQATTTDLTWAFRTAFYYRFLQTQNSDWRVGINYAHHSNGHTRLLNQGYNSFLASLSVSFHEEEFEVLPAGSLPEYESSRLNYFSLRYGQGFNVLALAINDQRPVYTVAGEFGRVYNNTFKLGLGFAYRLYQHYYDYIRNNESLVQDGREFDYFKEDPWRYGSNFAITFNGEFLLNHIGLDLQLGLNLHKPGYQIDWRLNEGWDNTPREVPETWMLGEFNSKYQIKKLISSRLGLKYYLIGNEQAPKHNIFLGAHLSANLGQADFTEFSIGYVYQWKPNKSK
- a CDS encoding DUF1304 domain-containing protein, with translation MDIAIKITVVLVALLHLYFMYFEMFAWESRGPKVFRGFKKELFKPTKSMAANQGLYNGFLAAGLIWSLFITDPLWATKVAHFFLACVLVAAIYGAATVSKKILYVQGVPALIGLILQVLKEYL
- a CDS encoding phosphoribosylaminoimidazolesuccinocarboxamide synthase, with the protein product MKGTLMSTDFNFPGQKQVYRGKVREVYTLDNDMLLMVATDRLSAFDVVMPKGIPYKGQILNQIATQMMRDTEDLVPNWLLATPDPNVAIGKACEPFKVEMVIRGYMSGHAAREYKAGKRLLCGVPMPEGMQENDKFPEPIITPATKAEKGDHDEDISREDIIKRGIVSEADYSVLEDYTRKLFQRGTELAAKRGLILVDTKYEFGKTKAGEIVLIDEIHTPDSSRYFYADGYQERQAKGEKQKQLSKEFVRQWLIANGFQGLEGQTVPYMSDEYIESVSERYIELFEHITGTSFKRADISNIEQRIETNVLNYLKA
- a CDS encoding DUF4294 domain-containing protein, which gives rise to MKKNLLLYICIALLAYSANTQAQDERENATIEIDSTERFFYFVEGDTIPREFIDLDEVVLLNKLEFNSKEDRRRYLILRRKTRKVYPYAKLASERLTSLQQRLDSIEDKSQRKKYTKRIQKYIEGEFSDRLKKLTRTEGQILVKLIYRQTGRTAFDLVKELRTGWRAFWYNTTASMFDISLKEEYKPFEVKEDYLIEDILERSFQANLLERQKPAFDIDFLDLTDHWDNQ
- a CDS encoding MBOAT family protein, which codes for MLFNSFSFGLFLPIAFLVYWAVGRQHIKRQNLVLLVASYIFYGMWDWRFLSLIFASSLVDFYVGIYLPKAKDQFRKNSILAFSVLWNLGVLFLFKYYNFFIAGFSELFALNTEDYVFSSLRVILPVGLSFYTFQTLSYSIDVYRGRFKPSTNLLNFLCFVSFFPQLVAGPIERARNLLPQFDKERKFDLELAKDGLRQILWGLFKKVVVADNAAVVVNTIYASPEDHGSLSLLYASALFFFQIYCDFAGYSDIAIGTARLFGFRLSKNFNIPYLSRSVAEFWQRWHITLTKWFTDYVYGPLAKNSKNYVVRTGALFVSMGLIGLWHGANWTFIVFGLFQALTISIERIPVKIKGKVVNINYYLTKMPLGLTVIYSFALIMTSCIFFRAENLDTAFYIIGRILQGVPSEPFSFEIGYRVLFIPLLILMEYFTRNQDHPFVKLEAKTGRVARWAVYYLFIFFILRYAGPKEEFIYFQF
- a CDS encoding M42 family metallopeptidase; translated protein: MAKSILNKKSMAFLEAYLNNAAPTGYEWDGQKLWMEYLKPYVDTFITDTYGSAVGVINPDAPYKVVIEGHADEISWYVNYITDNGLLYVIRNGGSDHQIAPSKVVNIHTKKGIVKGVFGWPAIHTRNRAKEEAPKPENIFIDIGAKDKKEVEKMGVHVGCVITYPDEFHVLNKDKFVCRALDNRMGGFMVAEVARLIKENKKKLPFGLYVTNSVQEEIGLRGAQMIAERIQPNAAIVTDVTHDTTTPMIDKKKQGHQKIGEGPVIAYAPAVQQKLRDLIIEAAEENDIPFQRSALSRATGTDTDAFAYSNSGVASALISLPLRYMHTTVEMVHREDVENVIKLIYESVLKIKDGESFSYFD
- a CDS encoding sodium:alanine symporter family protein — encoded protein: MEVLDKIVADFASFVWGLPLLILLIGGGLYLLIRSRFLPFRYLGHAINVLRGKYDDPNDPGQINHFEALTTALSATVGMGNIAGVAVAIALGGPGAVFWMWVSAVVGMSTKFFTASLAILYRGKDSAGEVQGGPMYFIEEGLGKKWKFLAVFFSMAGMIGALPVFNVNQLTQAINDILLVPNNIEVGLQSNLIIGLILVGITTVVIVGQLSRISKTAAKLVPSMVLLYFVAVLYILGVNFDQVPKYLSLIITDAFSAELYSGEPLFGGLVGGLILLGIRRGAFSNEAGIGTAPMAHGAAKTSEPTREGLVAMLGPAIDTLIVCTLTALAILVTGVWETTDANGVSLTASAFESSLPGIGSYVLLICIAVFSISSLFSYSYYGSKCMSYLFGAHNKKYYNIFYIGSIILGATTSLSLMINLIDGVFALMAIPTMLATLIMAPRVLKEARRYFQQLKS